A stretch of the Osmerus eperlanus chromosome 10, fOsmEpe2.1, whole genome shotgun sequence genome encodes the following:
- the pepd gene encoding xaa-Pro dipeptidase isoform X1 encodes MAARQEPVYWLGKDTLRVSAALFAENRRRLCQGLRAKEGLLPKSVVLLQGGEQKQRYCTDTDLLFRQESFFHWAFGVTEADCYAAIDVDTGKSVLFVPKLPESYGTWMGEIYPREHFQQKYAVDEVQYTCDIPDALANMSAAVLLTLRGQNTDSGSICREASFEGISRFQVNNTLLHPVIVECRLIKTDMELEVLRYTNSISSEAHKELMKHVKPGQKEYEMESLFQHYCYTRGGMRHTSYTCICGTGNNSSVLHYGHAGAANDKTIMDGDMCLFDMGGEYYCYSSDITCSFPANGKFTPDQKAIYEAVLKSSRDVLAALKPGVKWTEMHRLADRVHLEELVKIGILSGSVEDMLKVHMGSVFMPHGLGHLLGIDVHDVGGYPEGVERIDEPGLKSLRMGRLVRERMVLTVEPGIYFINHLLDQALANPAQNGFINNQVLARFRGFGGVRIEDDIAVTANGVELLTCVPRTVEEIEAFMADTSKSFSPIVVSDKF; translated from the exons ATGGCGGCACGTCAGGA ACCTGTGTATTGGCTGGGGAAGGACACCCTAAGGGTGTCAGCAGCCCTGTTTGCTGAGAACCGCAGGCGGCTGTGCCAGGGCCTGAGGGCCAAGGAGGGGCTGCTGCCCAAGTCTGTGGTGCTGCTGCAGGGGGGCGAACAGAAGCAGAGGTACTGCACCGATACAGACTTACTATTCAGACAG GAGTCCTTCTTTCACTGGGCTTTTGGAGTGACTGAAGCAGATTGCTATGCAGCCATTGATGTGGACACAGGAAAGTCTGTTTTGTTTGTTCCCAAGCTTCCAGAAAGCTATGGAACCTGGATGGGAGA GATCTACCCAAGAGAACATTTCCAGcagaagtatgcagtggatgAAGTGCAGTACACCTGTGAT ATCCCTGATGCCCTGGCCAACATGTCAGCAGCCGTCCTTTTAACCCTG AGAGGACAGAACACAGATAGTGGGAGTATCTGCCGCGAAGCCTCCTTTGAGGGAATCAGCCG ATTCCAAGTAAACAACACCCTTCTGCATCCGGTCATTGTGGAGTG CCGCCTGATTAAGACTGATATGGAGCTGGAGGTCCTGCGCTACACTAACAGTATTTCCAGTGAAGCCCATAAAGAG CTTATGAAGCATGTGAAACCTGGCCAGAAAGAGTatgagatggagag CCTGTTCCAGCACTACTGCTACACACGCGGGGGGATGCGTCACACCTCCTACACCTGCATCTGTGGGAC TGGAAACAACTCCTCAGTTCTGCACTATGGTCATGCTGGGGCTGCCAACGACAAGACCATCATGGATGGAGACATGTG TCTGTTTGACATGGGTGGAGAGTACTACTGCTACTCATCCGACATCACCTGCTCCTTCCCAGCCAACGGCAAATTCACTCCAGATCAGAAGGCCATCTACGAGGCTGTGCTGAAGTCATCACGGGACGTCTTGGCTGCTCTCAAGCCAG GGGTGAAGTGGACTGAGATGCATCGTCTGGCAGACCGGGTGCACCTGGAGGAGCTCGTGAAGATTGGCATCCTGAGTGGCAGCGTGGAGGACATGCTGAAGGTGCACATGGGCTCGGTCTTCATGCCCCATGGCCTGGGACATCTGCTGGGCATCGACGTGCATGACGTCGGGGGGTACCCAGAG GGGGTGGAGCGCATCGACGAGCCTGGCCTGAAGAGCTTGAGGATGGGCCGTCTGGTGAGGGAGCGCATGGTCCTGACGGTGGAGCCCGGCATCTACTTCATCAACCATCTCCTGGACCAGGCCCTGGCTAACCCAGCCCAGAACGGCTTCATCAACAACCAAGTGCTGGCCCGCTTCCGTGGCTTCGGAGGG GTGCGCATTGAGGATGACATTGCAGTGACTGCTAACGGCGTGGAACTGCTCACCTGTGTGCCTCGTACCGTGGAGGAGATTGAGGCCTTCATGGCTGACACCAGCAAATCCTTCAGTCCCATTGTGGTTAGCGACAAGTTCTGA
- the pepd gene encoding xaa-Pro dipeptidase isoform X2, whose translation MVARQEPVYWLGKDTLRVSAALFAENRRRLCQGLRAKEGLLPKSVVLLQGGEQKQRYCTDTDLLFRQESFFHWAFGVTEADCYAAIDVDTGKSVLFVPKLPESYGTWMGEIYPREHFQQKYAVDEVQYTCDIPDALANMSAAVLLTLRGQNTDSGSICREASFEGISRFQVNNTLLHPVIVECRLIKTDMELEVLRYTNSISSEAHKELMKHVKPGQKEYEMESLFQHYCYTRGGMRHTSYTCICGTGNNSSVLHYGHAGAANDKTIMDGDMCLFDMGGEYYCYSSDITCSFPANGKFTPDQKAIYEAVLKSSRDVLAALKPGVKWTEMHRLADRVHLEELVKIGILSGSVEDMLKVHMGSVFMPHGLGHLLGIDVHDVGGYPEGVERIDEPGLKSLRMGRLVRERMVLTVEPGIYFINHLLDQALANPAQNGFINNQVLARFRGFGGVRIEDDIAVTANGVELLTCVPRTVEEIEAFMADTSKSFSPIVVSDKF comes from the exons ATGGTGGCACGTCAGGA ACCTGTGTATTGGCTGGGGAAGGACACCCTAAGGGTGTCAGCAGCCCTGTTTGCTGAGAACCGCAGGCGGCTGTGCCAGGGCCTGAGGGCCAAGGAGGGGCTGCTGCCCAAGTCTGTGGTGCTGCTGCAGGGGGGCGAACAGAAGCAGAGGTACTGCACCGATACAGACTTACTATTCAGACAG GAGTCCTTCTTTCACTGGGCTTTTGGAGTGACTGAAGCAGATTGCTATGCAGCCATTGATGTGGACACAGGAAAGTCTGTTTTGTTTGTTCCCAAGCTTCCAGAAAGCTATGGAACCTGGATGGGAGA GATCTACCCAAGAGAACATTTCCAGcagaagtatgcagtggatgAAGTGCAGTACACCTGTGAT ATCCCTGATGCCCTGGCCAACATGTCAGCAGCCGTCCTTTTAACCCTG AGAGGACAGAACACAGATAGTGGGAGTATCTGCCGCGAAGCCTCCTTTGAGGGAATCAGCCG ATTCCAAGTAAACAACACCCTTCTGCATCCGGTCATTGTGGAGTG CCGCCTGATTAAGACTGATATGGAGCTGGAGGTCCTGCGCTACACTAACAGTATTTCCAGTGAAGCCCATAAAGAG CTTATGAAGCATGTGAAACCTGGCCAGAAAGAGTatgagatggagag CCTGTTCCAGCACTACTGCTACACACGCGGGGGGATGCGTCACACCTCCTACACCTGCATCTGTGGGAC TGGAAACAACTCCTCAGTTCTGCACTATGGTCATGCTGGGGCTGCCAACGACAAGACCATCATGGATGGAGACATGTG TCTGTTTGACATGGGTGGAGAGTACTACTGCTACTCATCCGACATCACCTGCTCCTTCCCAGCCAACGGCAAATTCACTCCAGATCAGAAGGCCATCTACGAGGCTGTGCTGAAGTCATCACGGGACGTCTTGGCTGCTCTCAAGCCAG GGGTGAAGTGGACTGAGATGCATCGTCTGGCAGACCGGGTGCACCTGGAGGAGCTCGTGAAGATTGGCATCCTGAGTGGCAGCGTGGAGGACATGCTGAAGGTGCACATGGGCTCGGTCTTCATGCCCCATGGCCTGGGACATCTGCTGGGCATCGACGTGCATGACGTCGGGGGGTACCCAGAG GGGGTGGAGCGCATCGACGAGCCTGGCCTGAAGAGCTTGAGGATGGGCCGTCTGGTGAGGGAGCGCATGGTCCTGACGGTGGAGCCCGGCATCTACTTCATCAACCATCTCCTGGACCAGGCCCTGGCTAACCCAGCCCAGAACGGCTTCATCAACAACCAAGTGCTGGCCCGCTTCCGTGGCTTCGGAGGG GTGCGCATTGAGGATGACATTGCAGTGACTGCTAACGGCGTGGAACTGCTCACCTGTGTGCCTCGTACCGTGGAGGAGATTGAGGCCTTCATGGCTGACACCAGCAAATCCTTCAGTCCCATTGTGGTTAGCGACAAGTTCTGA